The following proteins come from a genomic window of Streptomyces sp. Sge12:
- a CDS encoding MerR family transcriptional regulator, translating into MDSDSRGDTLHSIGDLSRRTGLTVKTIRFYSDRGIVPPAGRSPAGYRRYGPDALARLDLVRTLRALGLDLATVRKVLDREVSLPDVATAHANALDVQIRTLRLRRAVLRAVARRGSTPMEMELMHRLATLSQAERHRLVSGFIDDAFEVPHENPEFEMLMRSVTPELPDDPTPEQVEAWVELAGLCQSEDFRAALRRMAEDQAQEPARHDVAALHDALNRAMRERIAEAVSAGLVPASAGGVFLTDSLGGLYAHAFECADEGDLRRWLLARLRTTADPRSERYWQLLATVNGWPPSPTLAPVYSWFSAVFAKGDADHQGGLTR; encoded by the coding sequence ATGGACAGCGACAGCAGAGGCGACACGCTCCATTCCATCGGAGACCTGTCCCGCCGGACCGGCCTGACCGTGAAGACCATCCGGTTCTACTCCGACCGGGGCATCGTCCCACCGGCCGGCCGCAGCCCGGCGGGCTACCGCCGCTACGGCCCCGACGCGCTCGCCCGCCTGGACCTCGTCCGCACCCTGCGCGCCCTCGGCCTCGATCTCGCGACCGTGCGCAAGGTCCTGGACCGGGAGGTGTCCCTGCCGGACGTGGCCACAGCACACGCCAACGCCCTGGACGTGCAGATCCGCACCCTGCGCCTGCGCCGGGCAGTACTCCGCGCGGTCGCCCGGCGCGGCTCCACACCCATGGAAATGGAACTCATGCACCGACTCGCCACGCTCTCCCAGGCCGAACGACACCGACTCGTCTCCGGATTCATCGACGACGCCTTCGAAGTCCCGCACGAAAACCCCGAGTTCGAGATGCTGATGCGCTCCGTCACGCCCGAGCTGCCCGACGATCCCACGCCCGAACAGGTCGAGGCCTGGGTGGAACTCGCCGGACTCTGCCAGAGCGAGGACTTCCGTGCCGCGCTGCGCCGCATGGCCGAGGACCAGGCACAGGAGCCCGCCCGGCACGACGTCGCCGCCTTGCACGACGCCCTCAACCGGGCGATGCGCGAACGGATCGCCGAGGCCGTCTCCGCCGGCCTCGTGCCGGCCTCGGCGGGCGGCGTGTTCCTCACCGATTCACTGGGAGGCCTCTACGCCCATGCCTTCGAGTGTGCCGACGAGGGCGATCTGCGCCGCTGGCTCCTCGCCCGGCTGCGGACGACCGCCGATCCCCGGTCCGAGCGCTACTGGCAGCTCCTGGCCACGGTCAACGGCTGGCCCCCGTCACCGACGCTCGCCCCCGTGTACTCCTGGTTCTCCGCCGTGTTCGCCAAGGGCGACGCCGACCACCAGGGAGGCCTGACGCGATGA
- a CDS encoding metal ABC transporter solute-binding protein, Zn/Mn family — translation MARTRVRIPSLLALSAALLLSAACGNNDPSPVDAVRPQDGKPSVVVTTTWEGAFAKAAGAEDIKVIVPQSVHHAPDYDPKPSDLAAVAKADFVLYAPFEPYAAKIKEAAGSKAKLVEVELDNDPTKVSAEVGRLAGLFGTAEAATQWKTGFDTEYGKLNKDVQAAWPGGRSPSVVSQVFTTWAAKLAGATPVGTYGPEAVTPAQLAELGAKKPELVLDNAHMSTGTVLPDSGAKQVKIVNYPGEDLDLLTVYRNAAAELKKAMGAS, via the coding sequence ATGGCGCGCACCCGCGTCCGAATCCCTTCCCTCCTCGCACTGAGCGCGGCGCTCCTCCTGAGCGCCGCCTGCGGGAACAACGACCCCTCGCCCGTGGACGCCGTGCGCCCGCAGGACGGCAAGCCGTCCGTGGTCGTCACCACCACCTGGGAGGGCGCCTTCGCCAAGGCCGCGGGCGCCGAGGACATCAAGGTCATCGTGCCGCAGTCCGTCCACCACGCCCCGGACTACGACCCCAAGCCCTCCGACCTCGCGGCCGTGGCCAAGGCCGACTTCGTGCTGTACGCGCCCTTCGAGCCGTACGCGGCGAAGATCAAGGAGGCGGCGGGCTCCAAGGCGAAGCTGGTCGAGGTGGAGCTCGACAACGATCCCACCAAGGTGTCCGCCGAAGTCGGCCGGCTGGCCGGGCTGTTCGGCACGGCGGAGGCCGCCACGCAGTGGAAGACCGGCTTCGACACGGAGTACGGGAAGCTGAACAAGGACGTCCAGGCGGCCTGGCCCGGCGGCAGGAGCCCCTCCGTCGTCTCCCAGGTCTTCACGACCTGGGCCGCGAAGCTCGCCGGCGCCACCCCCGTGGGGACGTACGGACCCGAGGCCGTGACCCCGGCGCAACTGGCCGAGCTCGGGGCGAAGAAGCCGGAGCTGGTGCTGGACAACGCGCACATGTCCACCGGCACGGTACTGCCCGACTCCGGCGCCAAGCAGGTCAAGATCGTCAACTACCCGGGTGAGGACCTGGACCTGCTGACGGTGTACCGCAACGCGGCGGCCGAGCTGAAGAAGGCCATGGGCGCCTCCTGA
- a CDS encoding metal ABC transporter permease: MTAAVHLATADLGELLRLLPVQRAGAALLLAAIGLPVIGVVIVGLDIMPVRFAMMHVALLGIAVGLLTGLDPMLCALVACALAGAGVAPLARTPDGLSGAMGLLMSLAIAAALLLLAVSGVNASGAFALLWGSILSVGTADLIVLGVLAVVVPGLFWWRRREIGLLLYDRELALCSGVPVRALTAALLVLVAIAVAGAIKLTGALLVDALTLLPALAARRLGSSLKSITLWAIGIGVAVNLTGFLLALWLDWPPGPVLVLTAGALVLAVHFIPERRISSWRAPASESLPSSH, translated from the coding sequence GTGACCGCGGCCGTGCACCTGGCCACCGCCGACCTCGGCGAACTGCTCCGGCTGCTGCCCGTCCAACGGGCCGGTGCGGCCCTGCTGCTGGCCGCGATCGGGCTCCCGGTCATCGGTGTGGTCATCGTCGGGCTCGACATCATGCCGGTCCGGTTCGCGATGATGCACGTCGCGCTGCTGGGCATCGCCGTCGGCCTGCTCACCGGGCTCGACCCGATGCTGTGCGCCCTGGTGGCCTGCGCGCTGGCCGGTGCGGGCGTGGCCCCGCTCGCCCGGACCCCGGACGGGCTGTCGGGGGCGATGGGCCTGCTGATGAGCCTGGCCATCGCCGCGGCCCTGCTGCTGCTGGCCGTGTCGGGGGTCAACGCCTCCGGCGCGTTCGCCCTGTTGTGGGGTTCGATCCTGTCGGTGGGCACCGCCGACCTGATCGTGCTCGGCGTACTGGCCGTCGTCGTCCCTGGCCTGTTCTGGTGGCGGCGGCGCGAGATCGGCCTGCTGCTGTACGACCGTGAGCTCGCCCTGTGTTCCGGCGTGCCGGTGCGGGCGCTGACGGCCGCGCTGCTGGTGCTCGTCGCCATCGCCGTCGCCGGGGCGATCAAGCTCACCGGCGCGCTGCTCGTCGACGCCCTGACCCTGCTGCCCGCACTCGCCGCACGCCGTCTGGGCAGCTCGCTCAAGTCGATCACCCTGTGGGCGATCGGCATCGGCGTCGCGGTGAATCTGACGGGGTTCCTGCTGGCCCTGTGGCTGGACTGGCCGCCCGGCCCGGTCCTCGTCCTGACCGCGGGGGCACTGGTCCTCGCGGTGCATTTCATACCCGAACGGAGAATCAGCTCATGGCGCGCACCCGCGTCCGAATCCCTTCCCTCCTCGCACTGA
- a CDS encoding metal ABC transporter ATP-binding protein produces MGGLDVRMRDVVCRHGRTEAVADVDLEIAAGERVALTGTNGSGKTTLLRAVLGLHRQTTGSIRVGGREGRSPAEWAWRRRACAWIPQKPAAGRFPLLGSELLAGSGAPADAAGAAERLGVGPLVGRPLHTLSGGQLQRMYLARAIGCIAAGAELLLADEPTAALDFDGQSEAADVLTSLPVTLIVVTHDRALADRCDRVLEMAAGRLREVR; encoded by the coding sequence ATGGGCGGGCTGGATGTGCGGATGCGGGACGTCGTGTGCCGGCACGGCCGGACGGAGGCCGTCGCCGACGTCGATCTGGAGATCGCCGCCGGTGAACGCGTGGCCCTGACCGGCACCAACGGCTCGGGCAAGACGACGCTGCTGCGCGCCGTCCTCGGCCTGCACCGGCAGACCACGGGCTCGATCCGGGTCGGCGGCCGGGAGGGCCGGTCACCCGCCGAGTGGGCCTGGCGGCGGCGCGCCTGCGCCTGGATCCCGCAGAAGCCGGCCGCCGGCCGCTTCCCGCTGCTCGGCTCCGAACTGCTGGCCGGCAGCGGCGCTCCGGCGGATGCCGCCGGGGCCGCCGAGCGCCTCGGGGTGGGTCCGCTCGTCGGACGGCCCCTGCACACCCTCTCCGGCGGCCAGTTGCAGCGGATGTACCTGGCCCGCGCGATCGGCTGCATCGCCGCGGGGGCCGAGTTGCTGCTGGCGGACGAACCGACCGCCGCCCTCGACTTCGACGGGCAGTCCGAGGCCGCCGACGTCCTGACCTCCCTGCCGGTGACCCTCATCGTGGTGACGCACGACCGGGCGCTGGCGGACCGCTGCGACCGCGTACTGGAAATGGCCGCGGGCCGCCTGCGGGAGGTCCGGTGA
- a CDS encoding acyl-CoA dehydrogenase family protein: MTDPATDHTSHTQQVSDGGDVKGRIDRFVRSRVVPREAVLDGGGPAAAAALAELRCRAREEGLWALPLPVELGGGGLDFRTYAGLAEVEGASDHGPAALGSAPLLDVTMLARHGGAAVREAYLKPLVAGEVRTCYAMTEPDVPGTDPFGTGTRAEPGPDGSWTVTGRKWFTSGAAGADLVTVMARTGGSPGDREGLSLLLVPTASPGFRVVRELPVLGAGGQYEIELDRVRVPADHLLGAPGDALAIAGERLALGRTLRCLRWLGQAQRAFDLMCARAAARSGSRGPLADQQLIQSHVFDALLALRTTRPLVHEAVALIDAGRDARTEVGLAKVAAARMLQQVADSAIQVHGAARILDGPDELHITSVARRVLRPYE; encoded by the coding sequence GTGACGGATCCAGCCACGGACCACACCTCGCACACACAACAGGTGTCTGATGGAGGCGATGTGAAGGGCCGGATCGACCGGTTCGTCCGCTCCCGGGTGGTCCCCCGCGAGGCGGTGCTGGACGGGGGCGGCCCGGCCGCCGCCGCCGCACTGGCCGAACTGCGGTGCCGGGCCCGGGAGGAGGGGCTGTGGGCGCTGCCGCTACCCGTGGAACTGGGCGGCGGCGGGCTGGACTTCCGTACGTACGCCGGCCTGGCCGAGGTGGAGGGGGCCAGCGACCACGGTCCGGCCGCGCTGGGGTCCGCCCCGCTCCTCGATGTGACGATGCTGGCGCGGCACGGTGGGGCCGCGGTCCGCGAGGCGTACCTGAAACCGCTGGTCGCCGGGGAGGTGCGGACCTGCTACGCGATGACCGAACCGGACGTCCCCGGCACCGACCCGTTCGGGACCGGCACGCGCGCCGAGCCCGGGCCGGACGGAAGCTGGACCGTCACCGGCCGCAAGTGGTTCACCTCCGGCGCCGCCGGGGCCGACCTGGTGACGGTCATGGCCCGCACCGGTGGGAGCCCCGGTGACCGCGAGGGGCTGTCGCTGCTGCTCGTACCCACCGCGTCGCCCGGCTTCCGCGTCGTGCGCGAACTCCCCGTCCTCGGGGCGGGGGGCCAGTACGAGATCGAACTGGACCGGGTGCGCGTCCCGGCCGACCACCTCCTCGGCGCACCCGGGGACGCCCTCGCCATCGCCGGGGAGCGGCTGGCGCTCGGCCGTACGCTGCGCTGCCTGCGCTGGCTCGGCCAGGCGCAGCGCGCCTTCGACCTCATGTGCGCGCGGGCGGCCGCCCGCAGCGGATCCCGCGGGCCCCTCGCCGACCAGCAGTTGATCCAGAGTCACGTCTTCGACGCGCTACTGGCCCTGCGCACCACCCGCCCCCTCGTCCACGAGGCCGTGGCCCTGATCGACGCCGGGCGGGACGCGCGTACGGAGGTGGGGCTCGCCAAGGTCGCGGCCGCGCGCATGCTCCAGCAGGTGGCGGACTCGGCCATCCAGGTCCACGGCGCCGCCCGCATCCTGGACGGCCCGGACGAACTCCACATCACCTCCGTGGCCCGCCGCGTCCTG
- a CDS encoding class I adenylate-forming enzyme family protein → MTADRLVLHDLLPAELRRSWVVDGTCPDLDLYSLFRARQIADLHRTAVIDAKGKLCYTALDRKVRCLATGLRELGIGPGDVVGVQLPNNRTAVIADLALAALGAIALPFPVGRGVLEAECLLRRAEAVAVIAATEHREFRHAADLSTLAGSLPALRHVIAAGPGTAPEGTVLLSGLLRSDPSGFVPARPDPDSAARILVSSGSEAEPKMIAYSHNALAGGRGNFLASLIPDRTPPSCLFLVPLASAFGSNGTAVTLARHGGTLVLLDHFTAEAAIEAVRAHRPTHILGVPTMVRMMLERLEGTDEKPPAPTALVLGGAPLDETTAAAAAEAFGCAVVNLYGSADGVNCHTGLGRTVPPTDGTGVVAGHPDPRVAEIRIADPQTHEPLPDGAVGEIISRGPMTPLCYVGAPDLDARYRTPDGWVRTGDLGYLDSDSVLHVVGRLKDIVIRGGSNISPAEVERELTAHPQIRDVACVGIPDPLMGERLAACVVPRAGMHPTLASLGEHLTKRGLERRKHPERLLLVAELPLTAAGKPDRAALRERLTEAPLAQAG, encoded by the coding sequence ATGACCGCCGACAGGCTCGTACTGCACGATCTGCTGCCCGCCGAACTCCGCCGCTCCTGGGTGGTCGACGGGACCTGCCCCGACCTCGACCTCTACAGCCTCTTCCGGGCACGTCAGATCGCCGACCTGCACCGGACGGCCGTGATCGATGCCAAGGGCAAGCTCTGCTACACCGCGCTGGACCGCAAGGTCCGATGTCTGGCCACCGGCCTGCGGGAGCTCGGGATCGGCCCGGGCGACGTGGTCGGCGTACAACTGCCCAACAACCGGACCGCCGTCATCGCCGATCTGGCGCTGGCCGCGCTCGGCGCGATCGCGCTCCCCTTCCCGGTCGGCCGGGGCGTCCTGGAGGCCGAGTGCCTGCTGCGCCGCGCCGAGGCCGTCGCCGTGATCGCGGCGACCGAGCACCGGGAGTTCCGGCACGCCGCCGATCTGAGCACGCTCGCGGGGTCGCTCCCCGCGCTGCGCCACGTCATCGCCGCGGGGCCCGGGACCGCACCCGAAGGAACGGTTCTGCTCTCGGGGCTGCTGCGTTCCGACCCCAGCGGATTCGTCCCCGCCCGGCCCGACCCCGACAGCGCCGCCCGCATCCTCGTCTCCTCCGGCTCCGAGGCCGAGCCGAAGATGATCGCTTACTCCCACAACGCGCTCGCCGGCGGACGGGGCAACTTCCTCGCCTCGCTCATCCCGGACCGCACCCCGCCGAGCTGTCTCTTCCTCGTACCGCTGGCCTCCGCCTTCGGGTCCAACGGCACCGCCGTCACCCTCGCCCGGCACGGCGGCACGCTCGTCCTGCTCGACCACTTCACCGCGGAAGCGGCGATCGAGGCGGTACGCGCACACCGGCCGACGCACATCCTCGGCGTGCCCACCATGGTCCGCATGATGCTCGAACGCCTCGAGGGGACGGACGAGAAACCGCCCGCGCCCACCGCGCTCGTCCTCGGCGGCGCGCCGCTCGACGAGACCACCGCTGCCGCCGCGGCCGAGGCCTTCGGCTGCGCAGTGGTCAACCTCTACGGCTCCGCCGACGGCGTCAACTGCCACACCGGGCTGGGCCGTACGGTGCCGCCCACCGACGGGACCGGCGTCGTCGCCGGGCATCCCGACCCCCGGGTCGCCGAGATCCGGATCGCCGACCCGCAGACGCACGAACCACTGCCCGACGGCGCCGTCGGCGAGATCATCTCCCGCGGCCCGATGACCCCGCTGTGCTACGTGGGCGCCCCCGACCTCGACGCCCGCTACCGGACGCCCGACGGCTGGGTCCGCACCGGGGACCTCGGCTACCTCGACTCCGACAGCGTCCTGCACGTCGTCGGCCGTCTCAAGGACATCGTCATCCGCGGCGGCTCCAACATCAGCCCGGCCGAGGTGGAACGCGAACTCACCGCGCACCCCCAGATCCGCGACGTGGCCTGCGTGGGCATCCCGGACCCGCTGATGGGGGAGCGGCTGGCCGCCTGCGTGGTGCCCCGGGCCGGCATGCACCCCACCCTCGCCTCCCTCGGCGAACACCTCACGAAGCGCGGGCTGGAGCGGCGCAAACACCCCGAGCGGCTCCTGCTGGTCGCGGAACTGCCGCTGACGGCGGCCGGCAAACCCGACCGGGCGGCGCTGCGCGAACGCCTGACCGAGGCCCCGCTCGCCCAGGCGGGCTGA
- a CDS encoding CoA transferase — protein sequence MASPATTQTVRPLDTLRFDTSGPPQITSVVADHLRLLGARTDRPVPGEVPTGTGTVTGGTTGGTTVTGGGFAPAHATASWADHAGGLAGGRVGGLVDEATVQAATGVMAVHGRRDGSPRGLAADYAATATGILAVQGLLASLVGQARGGPVRAVSTGADRAGLLAVSQYLAAAGAEEGEAAELAAGGPPFTSADGVHFELETLDPEVWAAFWKALEAPVEALRAGWRPFQFRYATACAPFPAALHLTARSHTWERIRRAAAAYGAQVCALHSLAERAAEHDGAAPWSLVPTATGRLATGRLALGPGRPAPGAPPGAASPGVTAGGPLAGLTVLEAGRRIQAPLAAHLLGLLGAEVIRIEPPGGDPLRGMPPACSGISARWLALNRGKQAVEIDIKSESDRRRLREMAAGADVFLHNWAPGKAAELGLDAEDLARVNPALVYAYTSGWADRIEHAPMGTDFMVQARTGVGEAVRPEGEAPAPSLMTLLDVLGGLLGAEAVLAGLLLRERTGRGARVDSSLLGAADTLTAPALRRAARGENPRRPAGFRVPRRTADGWLAPADADARATAAHDLSGLTTTEALARLHEHGLTATAVTTELSDLHHDPRFTGSISRDAHGAPAVPDPWSFV from the coding sequence ATGGCGTCACCAGCAACCACGCAGACGGTCCGGCCGCTCGACACACTGCGCTTCGACACCTCGGGGCCCCCGCAGATCACGAGCGTCGTCGCCGACCACCTGCGGCTGCTCGGCGCACGGACGGACCGCCCCGTACCGGGGGAGGTGCCCACCGGCACCGGCACCGTCACGGGCGGCACCACCGGCGGCACCACCGTCACCGGAGGCGGCTTCGCCCCGGCGCACGCGACCGCCAGCTGGGCCGATCACGCCGGTGGCCTTGCCGGCGGCCGCGTCGGCGGGCTCGTCGACGAGGCCACCGTGCAGGCCGCCACCGGCGTCATGGCCGTGCACGGCCGCCGCGACGGCAGCCCGCGCGGCCTCGCCGCCGACTACGCGGCCACCGCCACCGGCATCCTCGCCGTGCAGGGGCTGCTCGCGTCCCTCGTGGGCCAGGCCCGCGGCGGACCCGTCCGGGCGGTCAGCACCGGCGCGGACCGGGCGGGCCTGCTCGCCGTCTCCCAGTACCTCGCCGCCGCCGGGGCCGAGGAGGGCGAGGCGGCCGAACTCGCCGCCGGAGGGCCGCCGTTCACCTCCGCCGACGGAGTCCACTTCGAACTGGAGACGCTCGATCCGGAAGTCTGGGCGGCCTTCTGGAAGGCGCTGGAGGCGCCCGTGGAGGCCCTGCGGGCCGGCTGGCGGCCCTTCCAGTTCCGCTACGCCACCGCCTGCGCGCCCTTCCCGGCCGCCCTCCACCTCACGGCGCGCAGCCACACGTGGGAGCGGATCCGCCGGGCCGCGGCCGCCTACGGCGCCCAGGTGTGCGCCCTGCACTCCCTCGCGGAGCGGGCCGCCGAACACGACGGCGCCGCTCCCTGGTCCCTGGTGCCGACAGCCACCGGGCGGCTGGCCACCGGGCGCCTGGCCCTCGGGCCGGGCCGGCCGGCTCCCGGCGCCCCGCCGGGTGCTGCCTCGCCCGGTGTAACGGCCGGCGGGCCGCTGGCCGGGCTGACCGTGCTGGAGGCCGGCCGGCGCATCCAGGCACCGCTCGCGGCGCATCTGCTGGGGCTCCTGGGCGCCGAGGTGATCCGGATCGAACCGCCGGGCGGCGACCCGCTGCGCGGCATGCCCCCGGCCTGTTCCGGGATCTCGGCGCGCTGGCTCGCCCTCAACCGGGGCAAGCAGGCCGTCGAGATCGACATCAAGAGCGAGTCCGACCGGCGACGGCTGCGGGAGATGGCCGCCGGGGCCGACGTCTTCCTGCACAACTGGGCGCCGGGCAAGGCCGCCGAGCTCGGCCTCGACGCCGAGGACCTCGCCCGGGTCAACCCCGCGCTCGTCTACGCCTACACCAGCGGCTGGGCTGACCGGATCGAACACGCCCCCATGGGAACCGACTTCATGGTCCAGGCCCGTACCGGCGTCGGCGAGGCCGTCCGCCCCGAGGGCGAGGCCCCGGCGCCCTCCCTGATGACCCTGCTCGACGTGCTGGGCGGACTGCTCGGCGCCGAGGCCGTCCTCGCGGGCCTGCTGCTGCGCGAGCGCACCGGTCGCGGCGCACGGGTGGACTCCTCCCTGCTCGGCGCGGCCGACACGCTGACCGCCCCGGCCCTGCGCCGGGCGGCCCGCGGCGAGAACCCCCGGCGGCCCGCCGGGTTCCGGGTGCCGCGGCGGACGGCGGACGGCTGGCTCGCGCCCGCCGACGCCGATGCCCGCGCCACGGCCGCCCACGACCTGAGCGGCCTGACCACGACCGAGGCCTTGGCCCGGCTGCACGAGCACGGATTGACCGCCACCGCGGTCACCACCGAGCTGTCCGACCTGCACCACGATCCGCGCTTCACCGGTTCGATCAGCCGCGACGCGCACGGCGCCCCCGCAGTCCCCGACCCCTGGAGCTTCGTATGA